Proteins found in one Labrenzia sp. VG12 genomic segment:
- a CDS encoding four-carbon acid sugar kinase family protein, whose product MTSTSPPLFGILADDLTSAADGAAPFVARGLRASVGLGHVPQTQPQSQAEVIAVDMATRSLPVAEAMARAARFARSLNSCRFLVKTVDSTLRGHVRAEISAAFAASRRQRLVLAPAFPAAGRVTRDGVQLVAGVPVAESPYANDPVHPVKSSELAELVPDTVQDVTILNADTQQELTARVAEIDEPETVLWAGSPGLATALSQLVGAGNSPDTCPGTSGDVLVVVGSANPVSADQTARLAGFPGVTVLSAPPHRGDPHETLAALTGDALTELQTGRYGALLATGGDTMTALLEAAGIGRFALFGEFEPGFPSAQATYEGRPLVLGLKAGGFGGPDTFRHAVECLTRNKERSA is encoded by the coding sequence ATGACTTCAACGAGCCCACCCCTTTTCGGCATCCTGGCCGATGATCTGACAAGCGCCGCAGATGGCGCTGCGCCCTTTGTTGCGCGTGGCCTTCGGGCAAGTGTCGGCCTGGGCCACGTGCCGCAGACGCAGCCACAATCACAGGCGGAGGTGATCGCCGTCGACATGGCAACACGCTCCCTGCCGGTCGCAGAGGCGATGGCCCGGGCCGCGAGGTTCGCTCGCTCCCTCAATAGCTGCCGGTTTCTGGTGAAGACGGTCGATTCCACGCTGCGCGGCCATGTGCGCGCTGAAATCAGCGCCGCCTTTGCCGCCAGCCGCCGCCAGCGCCTGGTTCTGGCGCCGGCTTTTCCCGCAGCAGGGCGGGTGACGCGGGACGGCGTGCAGCTGGTGGCGGGTGTCCCGGTGGCCGAAAGCCCCTATGCCAATGACCCGGTTCATCCGGTCAAAAGCTCGGAGCTGGCGGAACTGGTGCCTGATACGGTCCAGGACGTCACCATCCTGAATGCGGACACCCAGCAGGAGCTGACCGCCCGCGTGGCGGAGATTGACGAGCCGGAAACGGTGCTCTGGGCCGGTTCGCCCGGACTGGCCACCGCCTTGTCGCAGCTGGTTGGGGCAGGGAACAGTCCGGACACTTGTCCAGGGACGTCCGGTGACGTTCTTGTTGTGGTCGGCAGCGCCAATCCGGTGAGCGCAGACCAGACGGCAAGGCTGGCCGGGTTTCCAGGCGTTACCGTCCTGAGCGCGCCGCCGCACCGGGGCGATCCGCACGAGACGCTCGCGGCCTTGACGGGCGATGCCCTGACCGAGCTTCAGACCGGCCGTTATGGCGCGCTTCTGGCAACGGGCGGCGATACGATGACAGCCCTTCTGGAGGCTGCTGGCATCGGGCGCTTTGCGCTTTTTGGAGAATTCGAACCCGGTTTCCCGTCGGCGCAGGCAACATATGAAGGGCGACCGCTTGTCCTTGGATTGAAGGCAGGCGGGTTTGGCGGGCCGGACACGTTCCGGCACGCTGTTGAATGTCTTACCCGAAACAAGGAGCGCAGCGCGTGA
- the pdxA gene encoding 4-hydroxythreonine-4-phosphate dehydrogenase PdxA, which translates to MTRPPLVITMGDPAGIGPEIVAKAFAAGKAPDCVVAGSPSVMKRAVQLAGADLAIRETASFEEGRPEPGVINVLPVSQDAECVPLGKVSAAGGRAAFEAVITAIDLAKTGRASGIVTAPINKEALFSAGLTYPGHTEILAECAGVERVAMMLANDEIRTVLVTIHLSLHDAIKSADFSAQMDAIRLAQSACLDLGIAAPRIAVAGLNPHAGEGGLFGREEIEIISPAINAARAEGIDVTGPWPGDTVFMAARRGKFDVVVAQYHDQGLIPVKYLGVETGVNITLGLPFVRTSPDHGTAFDIAGQGVADAASLSTAIAYAHRLAATRRTSEEAA; encoded by the coding sequence GTGACCCGGCCCCCACTTGTCATCACCATGGGCGATCCGGCCGGCATCGGCCCGGAAATTGTCGCCAAGGCCTTTGCTGCCGGCAAGGCTCCAGACTGTGTTGTGGCCGGAAGTCCTTCGGTCATGAAACGCGCCGTGCAGCTTGCCGGGGCCGATCTGGCAATCCGGGAAACTGCCTCGTTTGAAGAGGGGCGTCCGGAACCCGGTGTGATCAACGTTTTGCCCGTGTCGCAGGACGCAGAATGTGTTCCCTTAGGTAAAGTGTCTGCGGCCGGTGGGCGGGCCGCGTTCGAGGCGGTAATCACCGCGATCGACCTGGCAAAGACGGGGCGCGCCTCCGGGATCGTGACGGCGCCAATCAACAAGGAGGCGCTGTTCTCCGCCGGGCTTACCTATCCCGGTCATACGGAAATCCTTGCCGAATGTGCCGGTGTGGAGCGGGTGGCCATGATGCTCGCCAATGACGAGATCCGCACCGTGCTGGTGACCATTCATCTCTCCCTCCACGATGCCATCAAAAGTGCTGATTTTTCAGCGCAGATGGATGCCATCCGCCTGGCTCAGTCGGCCTGCCTGGATCTGGGCATCGCGGCGCCGCGCATTGCCGTTGCGGGCCTGAATCCGCATGCCGGGGAAGGCGGGCTGTTCGGGCGGGAGGAGATCGAGATCATTTCGCCCGCCATTAACGCCGCGCGCGCTGAGGGCATAGACGTGACGGGCCCCTGGCCGGGAGACACGGTGTTCATGGCGGCCCGGCGCGGCAAGTTCGATGTGGTGGTTGCCCAGTATCACGATCAGGGGCTGATCCCGGTGAAATATCTGGGTGTGGAAACCGGCGTCAACATCACTCTCGGCTTGCCCTTCGTGCGCACATCGCCCGATCATGGCACCGCGTTCGACATTGCCGGGCAGGGGGTGGCCGATGCTGCCAGCCTGTCCACCGCCATTGCCTATGCGCATCGCCTCGCCGCGACGCGCCGAACCAGCGAGGAGGCAGCCTGA
- a CDS encoding cupin domain-containing protein, with protein MGLRFIFMLTRDDRTVPEAASHLETALELGVRHIGFKDIGLPVEDLKALNARIKAKGATSYLEVVSLDRDSETASARAAVDIGVDVLLGGTRVTDVLPILKGTKIEYFPFPGQITGHPSVLEGSIEEIAASARALVGHDGVHGLDLLAYRSPLPDIPAMIAAVCEAAGKPVIVAGSIADRERIAAVQNAGAAGFTIGTAALDGAYPAEGTALATQLAAIVRDVADLNGHLSPFGKKSLDRAFGSFEDTWSPRIAGQINNMQIKLAKFAGAFTWHFHETEDELFLVHRGRLLMKFRDREEILEEGEFIVVPHGIEHCPVALTETCEVVLLEPGTTVNTGTASNERRVDKLAEV; from the coding sequence ATGGGCCTGCGTTTCATTTTCATGCTCACCCGGGACGACCGCACCGTGCCGGAGGCTGCCAGCCATCTGGAAACGGCACTTGAACTTGGGGTGCGCCATATCGGCTTCAAGGATATTGGCCTGCCGGTTGAAGACCTGAAGGCGCTCAACGCCCGGATCAAGGCAAAGGGGGCGACGTCCTATCTGGAAGTGGTCAGCCTGGACCGGGACAGCGAAACCGCATCGGCGCGCGCCGCCGTCGACATCGGGGTCGACGTGCTGCTGGGCGGAACGCGCGTCACGGACGTTCTGCCGATCCTGAAGGGGACAAAGATCGAATATTTTCCGTTTCCGGGGCAGATCACCGGGCATCCGAGCGTCCTGGAAGGCAGCATCGAAGAAATTGCAGCAAGTGCGCGCGCGCTTGTCGGCCATGACGGGGTGCATGGTCTCGACCTTCTGGCCTACCGGTCGCCGCTGCCGGACATCCCGGCGATGATTGCCGCCGTCTGCGAAGCTGCCGGCAAGCCGGTGATCGTTGCCGGGTCCATTGCCGACCGGGAGCGCATTGCAGCCGTGCAGAACGCAGGTGCGGCCGGTTTCACAATCGGCACGGCGGCGCTGGACGGAGCCTATCCGGCAGAAGGCACGGCGCTCGCTACGCAGCTTGCAGCCATCGTCCGCGATGTCGCGGACCTGAACGGGCACCTGTCGCCCTTCGGCAAGAAGAGCCTGGACCGGGCCTTCGGCTCGTTTGAAGACACCTGGTCACCGCGTATCGCGGGGCAGATCAACAACATGCAGATCAAGCTCGCCAAGTTTGCCGGCGCCTTCACCTGGCATTTTCATGAGACCGAGGACGAGCTCTTTCTGGTCCACCGAGGACGGCTTCTGATGAAGTTCCGGGACCGTGAGGAAATCCTGGAAGAGGGCGAGTTCATCGTGGTTCCCCACGGCATCGAACATTGCCCCGTGGCCCTGACGGAAACCTGCGAGGTCGTTCTGCTGGAGCCCGGAACCACGGTCAACACCGGCACGGCATCGAATGAACGCCGGGTGGACAAGCTGGCCGAGGTCTGA
- a CDS encoding LysR family transcriptional regulator has translation MKRSDLPYLDDLRAFDATARTGSVRAAAEELSLTHAAVSRRVSRLSEAVGAPLLERDGRGIRLTGAGEALSDTCRRSFDDLTRTIATIREAQQEGPGAVLLSCERSVAMRWLIPRLAAFEAAHPEIAIHLSVGGGAMDPHRDAGILALRRLDFPLDPAWTVRPLFPERVGPVMTAAMHARFTAGDYNALISRTRPDAWDSWLADHPNAPRPKDRRELDHHFLVAEAASSGLGVGLLPEVVALDDIARDRLVAPYGFSADGSRYALIHQGALSAEAEVLVGWLEEVSREVSEDGLK, from the coding sequence ATGAAACGCTCTGACCTCCCCTATCTCGACGATCTGCGTGCCTTTGATGCAACCGCACGCACCGGCTCCGTGCGGGCCGCCGCCGAAGAGCTCTCCCTCACCCATGCCGCAGTCAGCCGCCGCGTCTCGCGGCTGTCGGAGGCCGTCGGCGCCCCGCTTCTGGAACGGGACGGCCGCGGTATCCGGCTGACGGGGGCGGGCGAGGCCCTCAGCGATACCTGCCGGCGTAGCTTCGATGATCTCACCCGCACGATTGCCACAATCCGGGAGGCACAGCAGGAGGGCCCCGGCGCCGTCCTGCTCTCCTGCGAACGATCCGTTGCCATGCGCTGGCTGATCCCGCGCCTTGCCGCCTTCGAGGCGGCCCATCCCGAGATCGCCATCCATCTGTCGGTTGGCGGCGGCGCCATGGATCCGCACCGCGACGCCGGCATCCTCGCCCTCCGCCGCCTGGATTTCCCGCTTGACCCCGCCTGGACCGTCCGCCCGCTCTTTCCCGAACGGGTCGGCCCGGTCATGACCGCCGCAATGCACGCTCGCTTCACCGCCGGCGACTACAACGCGCTCATCTCGAGAACCCGCCCCGACGCCTGGGACAGCTGGCTCGCCGACCACCCGAACGCCCCGCGCCCGAAAGATCGCCGCGAACTGGACCATCACTTCCTCGTGGCCGAAGCCGCCTCAAGCGGGCTCGGGGTCGGGTTGTTGCCGGAGGTGGTGGCGCTGGATGACATCGCACGGGACCGGCTGGTGGCGCCGTACGGGTTCAGCGCGGATGGGTCGCGATATGCGTTGATCCATCAGGGGGCGCTGAGTGCAGAGGCGGAGGTGCTGGTGGGGTGGCTGGAGGAGGTGTCCAGGGAGGTGTCGGAGGACGGCCTAAAGTAG